The Maridesulfovibrio sp. genomic sequence TATTATGGCGGCAATGATTTTGGCTCCACCATGATCGAGGAGAACGTTGTCAAGGCTGCCGGTGTGAGCTTCAGGCTTTCTGAAGCTGAAATTCACAACTTGATCATTAAAGCCGGATTCGTACCCAAGCAAAGGCTTATGGATTACACCCTTGCGGAGAAAATTAATGGATAATGTAAAAATAGGCCGCATTTCTTACCTGAATGTCTTGCCAATCTATTATCCACTGGAAGCCGGGTTGATCGAAAACAATTTTGAATTCGTCTATGGTCCGCCAGCACAGCTGAATAAAATGATGTCCGAAGGGTTAATGCACATCGCGTCTAACTCATGCATAGAATACCTGCGTCATTCCGAGCAGTATTTGCTGCTGCCTGATCTGGCAATCGGCAGCCGGGGCCCGGTGCAGTCCGTTATCATGATCAGCCGCAAACCGCTTGAACAACTCAAAGGATGTAAAGTACTGGTCAGCGCACAGACACACACCTCTGCTGCTTTGCTAAAAGTGCTTCTGTCTGAATACATTCCTCTCAACGCTACTTACGAAACAGGAAATGCTACAGAAAGACTCGAAGCTGGCGAGCAACCAGAGGCGATACTTTGCATTGGTGACGAAGCCCTGAACCTACGTAAGCATGAAGACTAC encodes the following:
- a CDS encoding menaquinone biosynthesis protein → MDNVKIGRISYLNVLPIYYPLEAGLIENNFEFVYGPPAQLNKMMSEGLMHIASNSCIEYLRHSEQYLLLPDLAIGSRGPVQSVIMISRKPLEQLKGCKVLVSAQTHTSAALLKVLLSEYIPLNATYETGNATERLEAGEQPEAILCIGDEALNLRKHEDYPYIFDLGEEWIRWTGLPFIFGIWTVRRDAAEREDVKQAIRDLIRAKKWGQANIEKICEMTADKTMLNMEESRSYYDGLVYDLGKTEIEGLKVFAKYLVKTGQINHIPELEFIEI